A section of the Kribbella sp. HUAS MG21 genome encodes:
- a CDS encoding SDR family oxidoreductase, translating to MANVALVVGARGVIGSNLVEHLASLPDWRVVGLSRRGGTDVPGRVRHVAVDLLDPDDTQRKLAGLTDVTHVFYVAYQDRPTWAELVAPNVAMLVNVVDAIEPVARGLRHVSLMQGYKVYGAHLGPFKTPAREDDPPHLPPEFNVDQQRFLEERQQGKAWTWSALRPSVVGGAALGNPMNLAVAIAVYASLCKELGVPLRFPGKPGAYHTLLELTDAGLLAKATVWAATAPAAANQAFNITNGDLFRWSELWPKLAAWFGLEAAPPLQLSLQDVMADKEPVWKQLQVTHDLTSTSFAEVSSWPFADFVFGWDYDFFADASKSRRAGFHEYVDTEQMFYSIFAELRRRRIIP from the coding sequence ATGGCGAATGTTGCGTTGGTGGTCGGTGCCCGGGGCGTGATCGGGTCGAATCTGGTGGAACATCTGGCGTCGCTGCCGGACTGGCGCGTGGTGGGGCTGTCGCGTCGCGGCGGGACCGACGTACCGGGCCGGGTACGGCATGTCGCCGTCGACCTGCTCGACCCGGACGACACCCAGCGGAAGCTGGCCGGCCTCACCGACGTGACCCACGTGTTCTACGTCGCCTACCAGGACCGGCCGACCTGGGCCGAGCTCGTGGCGCCGAACGTCGCGATGCTGGTCAACGTCGTCGACGCGATCGAGCCGGTCGCGCGCGGGCTGCGGCACGTCAGCCTGATGCAGGGGTACAAGGTGTACGGCGCGCATCTCGGGCCGTTCAAGACGCCGGCGCGTGAGGACGACCCGCCGCACCTGCCGCCGGAGTTCAACGTCGACCAGCAGCGCTTCCTCGAGGAACGCCAGCAGGGCAAGGCGTGGACGTGGTCCGCGCTCCGCCCGTCGGTGGTCGGCGGCGCGGCGCTCGGCAACCCGATGAACCTCGCGGTCGCGATCGCCGTGTACGCCTCGCTGTGCAAGGAACTCGGCGTACCGCTGCGGTTCCCCGGCAAGCCGGGCGCGTACCACACGCTGCTGGAGCTGACCGACGCCGGACTGTTGGCGAAGGCAACGGTCTGGGCGGCGACCGCGCCGGCCGCCGCGAACCAGGCGTTCAACATCACGAACGGCGACCTGTTCCGCTGGAGCGAGCTGTGGCCGAAGCTCGCCGCCTGGTTCGGGCTGGAGGCCGCGCCGCCGCTGCAGCTGTCGCTGCAGGACGTGATGGCCGACAAGGAACCGGTGTGGAAACAGCTGCAGGTGACGCACGACCTGACCTCGACGTCGTTCGCCGAGGTGTCGTCGTGGCCGTTCGCGGACTTCGTCTTCGGGTGGGACTACGACTTCTTCGCGGACGCGTCGAAGTCGCGCCGGGCCGGGTTCCACGAGTACGTCGACACCGAGCAGATGTTCTACTCGATCTTCGCCGAACTGCGGCGGCGCCGGATCATTCCGTGA
- a CDS encoding XRE family transcriptional regulator: MLRAVTAMGAGKLLGTNLRARRDEQGISLSELARRSGIAKGTLSQLESGAGNPTIETVFSLSNALGVPVSALLAESPASDLVLVRSAEVDVLSGEAIDLRMLRRLEHPGGLFEIYNQEIRPDAVQQSDGHPGTEHHIVLSGQLRVTTQGQTAELGPGDYLAFRAGAPHGYEAVDGLVRSVLLLEYPPDVYPVGGGGPHLPA, translated from the coding sequence ATGCTCCGGGCTGTGACGGCGATGGGTGCGGGAAAGCTGCTCGGGACGAACCTGCGGGCGCGGCGGGACGAGCAGGGCATCTCGCTGTCCGAACTCGCCCGGCGGTCCGGGATCGCGAAGGGCACGCTGTCCCAGCTGGAGTCCGGCGCGGGCAATCCCACGATCGAGACGGTGTTCAGTTTGTCGAACGCTCTCGGGGTGCCGGTCTCGGCGCTGCTGGCGGAGTCGCCGGCGTCCGATCTGGTCCTCGTCCGGTCGGCGGAGGTCGATGTCCTGTCCGGCGAGGCGATCGACCTGCGGATGCTGCGGCGGCTCGAGCACCCGGGCGGGTTGTTCGAGATCTACAACCAGGAGATCCGGCCGGACGCCGTACAGCAGTCCGACGGTCATCCGGGGACGGAACATCACATCGTCCTGTCCGGTCAGCTGCGCGTTACTACGCAGGGCCAAACGGCGGAACTGGGGCCGGGCGACTACCTGGCTTTCCGGGCGGGGGCGCCGCACGGCTACGAGGCCGTCGACGGCTTGGTGCGGTCGGTGTTGCTGCTCGAGTACCCGCCGGACGTGTATCCGGTGGGCGGCGGCGGGCCGCATTTGCCGGCGTAG
- a CDS encoding DUF3099 domain-containing protein — translation MARRYDNRKLYFWLMGSCLALIGLAWFVVRLFSIPVAIGMSAVAAVLPPIAVIVANWGHDKR, via the coding sequence ATGGCCCGCCGGTACGACAACCGCAAGCTTTACTTCTGGCTGATGGGCAGCTGCCTGGCGCTGATCGGTCTGGCGTGGTTCGTCGTCCGGTTGTTCTCGATCCCGGTCGCGATCGGGATGAGCGCGGTCGCCGCCGTACTGCCGCCTATCGCGGTGATCGTCGCGAACTGGGGTCACGACAAGCGCTGA
- a CDS encoding MarR family transcriptional regulator, with amino-acid sequence MGLPDDAAEARAQGWRTLAALHARIEDELERALQKQHGLSVSEYSVLDVLARQDDYHLRMNQLSNAVVLSQSATTRLVNRLEDRDLLQRYLCPTDRRGIYTEVTQAGRDLLDQAQPTHDAVLTAALEKAAELPELSPLVTALGKLPLTV; translated from the coding sequence GTGGGACTACCGGATGACGCCGCGGAGGCGCGGGCGCAGGGCTGGCGCACCCTGGCGGCGCTGCATGCGCGGATCGAGGACGAGCTGGAGCGCGCGCTGCAGAAGCAGCACGGGTTGTCGGTGAGCGAGTACAGCGTGCTGGACGTGCTCGCGCGGCAGGACGACTACCACCTGCGCATGAACCAGCTGTCGAACGCCGTAGTGCTGAGTCAGTCCGCCACAACCCGGCTGGTGAACCGGTTGGAGGACCGCGATCTCCTGCAGCGTTACCTGTGCCCGACGGACCGGCGCGGCATCTACACCGAGGTCACGCAGGCCGGCCGCGACCTGCTCGACCAGGCCCAGCCGACCCATGACGCAGTACTGACGGCTGCTCTGGAGAAGGCCGCCGAGCTACCTGAGCTGTCCCCGCTGGTCACCGCGCTGGGGAAGCTCCCGCTGACGGTGTGA
- a CDS encoding MFS transporter yields the protein MPAALLALAIGAFGIGTTEFVIMGLLPEVATDFGVSIPSAGLLISGYALGVVVGAPLLTAIGSKVSRKTVLLALMGVFIAGNLVSALAPSYGVLMTGRIVAALSHGAFFGVGSVVAASLVPKAKQASAIALMFTGLTVANVLGVPGGTALGQQFGWRSTFWAVTALGVVGLLGILFLVPRQGSEEGPGLRSELAVFKSLQVWLALAMTALGFAGVFASFTYIAPMMTEVAGFSSGAVTWLLVLFGGGLVVGNLLGGKAADRSLMPSLYLILALLAAVLVVFVFTAHAKLPSAVTIALFGAAGFATVAPLQKRVMDKAKGAPALASAANIAAFNLGNAAGAYLGGLTIEHGLGYTAPNWVGAALAVAGLLVALLSGLLDRPRRVSALVLEGSH from the coding sequence ATGCCCGCGGCTTTGCTCGCGCTCGCGATCGGTGCGTTCGGAATCGGAACCACCGAGTTCGTCATCATGGGGCTGCTGCCCGAGGTCGCCACCGACTTCGGCGTCAGCATCCCGTCCGCCGGCCTGCTCATCTCCGGCTACGCGCTGGGTGTCGTGGTCGGCGCCCCGCTGCTCACCGCGATCGGCTCCAAGGTCTCCCGCAAGACCGTGCTGCTCGCGCTGATGGGCGTCTTCATCGCCGGCAACCTGGTCTCCGCGCTCGCACCGTCGTACGGCGTCCTGATGACCGGGCGGATCGTGGCGGCGCTGTCGCACGGCGCGTTCTTCGGGGTCGGCTCGGTGGTCGCCGCGTCGCTCGTACCGAAGGCGAAGCAGGCGAGCGCGATCGCGCTGATGTTCACCGGGCTGACCGTCGCGAACGTGCTCGGCGTACCGGGTGGGACCGCACTCGGTCAGCAGTTCGGGTGGCGGTCGACGTTCTGGGCGGTGACCGCGCTCGGCGTGGTCGGCCTGCTCGGCATCCTGTTCCTGGTACCGCGGCAGGGGTCGGAGGAAGGGCCTGGGCTGCGCAGTGAGCTGGCGGTGTTCAAGAGCCTGCAGGTGTGGCTGGCGCTCGCCATGACCGCGCTGGGGTTCGCCGGCGTGTTCGCCTCGTTCACCTACATCGCTCCGATGATGACCGAGGTCGCCGGGTTCTCCTCCGGTGCGGTGACCTGGCTGCTGGTGCTGTTCGGCGGCGGGCTGGTGGTCGGCAACCTGCTCGGCGGCAAGGCAGCGGACCGTTCACTGATGCCCAGCTTGTACCTGATCCTGGCGCTGCTGGCCGCCGTACTGGTGGTGTTCGTCTTCACTGCGCACGCGAAGCTGCCGTCCGCTGTGACGATCGCGCTCTTCGGGGCTGCGGGCTTCGCCACTGTCGCCCCGCTGCAGAAGCGCGTGATGGACAAGGCGAAAGGCGCACCGGCGCTGGCGTCCGCTGCCAACATCGCCGCGTTCAACCTGGGCAACGCGGCCGGCGCGTACCTCGGTGGGCTCACCATCGAGCACGGCCTCGGCTACACCGCCCCCAACTGGGTCGGCGCCGCACTGGCGGTTGCCGGTCTGCTCGTCGCCCTGCTCTCCGGCCTGCTGGACCGCCCGCGCCGGGTCTCCGCACTAGTACTTGAAGGAAGCCACTGA
- a CDS encoding LysR family transcriptional regulator: MATLRQFEYFVTVAAEGSFTKAAELLHVTQPALSHQIRTLERSAGGPLLERLPRSIRLTPTGRAMLPHARAALADAERARCAARQAAGLEVGELQIATLYSITLGVLPAALRLWRQTRPNVGIRLFEHRHTDELVEAMHAGEADLAVGPQPPNWTGATREVGSEQLVVVVAADDPAASEDTVKLQDLAERAWVHYAPGHGLADVLNQACAQAGFEPRIAVRTEQTAAAPALAAAGLGPALVPDNIVPKDFDGHILHPEPTVRRTLTAYTRGEPDPLAAAFIDVLLQSRQRLS, encoded by the coding sequence ATGGCAACGCTCAGGCAGTTCGAGTACTTCGTCACCGTGGCCGCCGAAGGCTCGTTCACGAAGGCCGCCGAGCTCCTGCACGTGACCCAGCCGGCGCTGTCGCACCAGATCCGCACGCTCGAGCGCTCGGCCGGCGGACCGCTGCTCGAGCGGCTCCCGCGATCGATCCGCCTCACCCCGACCGGCCGCGCGATGCTCCCGCACGCTCGCGCCGCCCTCGCCGACGCCGAACGCGCGCGCTGCGCCGCCCGGCAGGCGGCCGGACTGGAGGTCGGCGAACTGCAGATCGCGACGCTCTACTCGATCACCCTGGGCGTCCTGCCCGCAGCGCTGCGACTGTGGCGGCAGACCCGGCCGAACGTCGGCATCCGCCTCTTCGAGCACCGCCATACCGACGAGCTCGTCGAAGCGATGCATGCCGGCGAGGCGGACCTAGCTGTCGGCCCACAGCCGCCCAACTGGACGGGCGCTACCCGCGAGGTCGGCAGCGAGCAGCTGGTCGTAGTGGTCGCCGCTGACGACCCTGCTGCTTCCGAGGACACGGTCAAGCTCCAAGACCTAGCCGAGCGCGCCTGGGTCCACTACGCCCCCGGCCACGGTCTGGCGGACGTTCTGAACCAGGCCTGTGCGCAGGCCGGTTTCGAGCCGCGGATCGCCGTACGCACGGAGCAGACCGCCGCCGCGCCCGCACTGGCGGCCGCCGGCCTAGGTCCTGCGCTGGTCCCGGACAACATCGTTCCGAAGGACTTCGACGGCCACATCCTGCACCCGGAACCCACGGTCCGCCGGACGCTCACGGCGTACACCCGTGGCGAGCCCGACCCGCTGGCCGCGGCCTTCATCGACGTACTGCTGCAGTCGCGTCAGCGCTTGTCGTGA